In Rhodanobacter humi, the genomic stretch GCTCGCTCGATTTCGGTGCCCAGGTGGACGGCTCCGAGTTGACGCTACGGTTCGGCAACAGCATGTCGTACGACGTCGGGGCATCCTCGCCGAACGGCAGCGACGCTATCCGCCTGCTGTACGTCCGACGCGACTCGAACGGTCCGCGCTACATCGACGCCAGCGCGTGCTACGCCGACCTGCATGCCTGTGCGCAGGTACCCCAGTGGGCCTTCAAGGGCGGCGGTCCGGGCAACTCGCAGGTCGATGTCATCAATCCCGAAGTGGCCGCATGGCCCGGTTTCATCGGCCTGCCGCCGACTTGGCAAGCGACGTGGGCGTATCACTACGGCCAGACCGGCACGGTGAATGTCGCGCGCGCCACGCTGGGTTATTTCCCCAACACGGACAATCCACTGGTCATCTTTCCCGTGGATATCCTGCGCAACACCCCGGTGTGCTCCGACTCTGGCCGTGGCTACTGGGGCGACTACGACGCCATGCTCCAGGTTGGCTGGCAAGGCGCCAGTTCGGTCTGGATGAGGTTTCTCACCGATTCCTCACAGGGATGCCCGAAGCGCTGGACCTACCTGGGTGAGACACAACACCTGCAGCAGGCGAACTACGCCTACTGAGGGCCGGCGAGGAGGCAATCGTCATGATCAGGCTCAAAGCGATGCTTGGCCACATGCTTTCCGGACGCTCATCGTTCGTGTTGCTGCTGTTTGCCTTGGCGGTCTTGCCGGGGTGCTCCGGACGACCACCCGCGAACGAACACGCGAAATCCTCGCCAGTCGCCCAGTCTTCGCCCAAGTTCGCGCCGCTGCCGGCGATGCCATCAGCGCCCGTGTGGGAACGCGTGGCCAGCCAAGGCGACTGTGCTCCGCACGGCCTTCACGGCGGTTGGGGAACGTGCATCAACGGCAAGGCCTGCCTTGGCTTTGGCGTACGCGGGGAAAATGGCAATGCAGTCTGTACCTGCTACGGCCGAACCGGCGGGTGCGCGCAAGGGCAACGCTGCGACGCCCTGCAACTGACCTGCGTTCCCGAAAAACAGCCACCGTCCGGCCGGGGCGATGCCGACTGATCTGCGCCTCAGTTTCTTGGTTGTTGGTGTTCGACAACGCATGGCTTCCGAATACCCGTCAGCGCCGGAGGGGATATGCATACCCCCGGGCCACGCTGCTGCATGACCAACGGCAACAGACCGCGGCAGAGTGACGAGAAATGCGAGCTGGCTCGCGGCGTGCTTGGGATCACCAACGGCTGAAGTCAGCCGCGCTCCGCGATGGCTTCAAGCAGCTTCAAGTTCAGCGCATGCTGCTGCGCCTGCCAGCCGGCGAGCTGGACGGGATCGATCGCGGGCTGTTCGTCCATCGCGGAGAGCTTGCGCTTCCACCATGCCTGGTAGCGGTAGTGCGAGACCTCGCCGTTGATGTCGCTGCCCGCGAGGCCGTGCCGCAGGCTGCCGATCAGCGCCAAGGCGTGATCGAGCTGCAGGCGGCCCTGGTCCCAGTTCGTGTGCGCCACTTCCGGTGCGAACGCGTCCTTGTCGATGGTGAGGTAGGTCGGCAACACCTGCTTGCGCTGAGCTTCGACGAAGGCGTCGACCAGCGCATCGGGATGGTCGAAACCGCGAAACGCGCGCGCGATGCCCAACCGGCGCGACCAGCCGGTGTCCACGCCCATGCTCCAGTACGTGAGCCTGCCGCGCAGCAGCGGGGTCAGGTAGTTCTCCCACGCATGGCCTGCGCCGATGTCGTGCGAGGTGATGCCCAGCACATGCACGTGCTCCACGAAGGGCAACGCGGCCACGCGGCGCACCCAGGAGCCGCAGTGCACGCCGAACGGAAACCGCATGTTGTCGGGATGGTTGTCCAGCACCACGACCTGGATCGGTGTCGCTGGCTTCAGCCGCGCGACCAGCGGCCAGCTGAGGTGGTGGAAATCGCCTGAGCCGGTGAACACGGTACCGTACTGCGCGGGCAGCTGCGCGTCCAGCTGCGCAGTGAAGCGGCGCATCGTGGCCAACGAGCAGCCGAAGCGGATCGCTTCCTGCCACTCGGCCAAGGGCAGCACGAGGCGGTTCGGCAGCTCGCCCACCGAGCCGTCGATGTCGAGCACCACGGGGCGTGGCACGGAAATGTTCATGCGCGCCCCCCCGCGATTCGTGGGTCGGGCTTCAGCCCGACGCACCTGGCATGTCGGGCTGAAGCCCGACCTACGACGGGTGCGGGGTTGACGGGGCAACTCATCGCATGACATTCATTCATCGTCTTTCTCCGCAGCGTCCTGCCACTGGCGGTCGCTCTCGAAATGGCCGCCGAGCTTGCGCAGCAGCGCGCGCAGCACGGGGTTCCTGGCGTACACCGCATGGCGGGTGAAGGTGAAGCTGGCGCCGAGGAAGGCCTTCACCTCGGGGTCGGTCCAGCCGGCCACGTAATGCGTCAGGCCACGCTCGCGCGCGTAACCCAGGTTGTGCATCCAGCTGACGAAGTACAGGTTGTGCTCGCGCGCCTCGGGGTAGGCGAAGCCGACGTACTTGTCGATCAGCTTGCCGTCGTGCTCGTAGCAGAGGTTCCAGCCGATCATCTTTCCCTCATGGCGATAGACGAACAGCACGCCGCCGCTCGTCGCGTCGCGCAGCACGCGGCGGAAGAAGTCCAGGCTCAGCCGGTCGAAGTGGATCTCGCTCTGTGCGTACACGGCATCGAACAGTGCGTAGTACGCCGCCAGCGTCGCCTCGTCGCGGAAGCGTGCGTCGCCGGTGCGCACGACGTCGATGTCGAGTTGCGCGCGCGAACGCAGCTTGCGGCGGAGGTTCTTCCGGCGGCTGTAGCTGAGCCGGGCCAGGTAGTCGTCGTCCGTGGCGAAGTCGATAGCCACGTAGGCCAGCGCCTGGCCTTCCAGCAGTACGAAGCCTTCCGCCGCGCAGGCGGCGCCGAAGTCGTGCGCATGTGCGTTGCCGGCCTCGTCGAGCAGGGGCGAATCCTGCGCGATGTCCTTCACGATCAGCAGCCGGCACTCGCGCCCCCAGGCGGCCTTCAGGCCCTTGGCCAGTTCGGCGGGCGCCACCCCGGCCGGCAGCGGCGCGTACTCGGACACCGTGGTGCCGGCGAAGCGGGTGCGCCAGCTGAGCAGCCGGCGCCAGTGGCGGTACAGCGGCAGCGTGGCCACGCGGCGGCGCAGCGCGTCGTCGGCCGTGGTCAGCAGGTCGAACGGCGCCACGAAGCCCGGCATGCCCTGCGGCGAGCGCTCCGCGGTGAAGCCGATCGGTGGCTCGTCCATGAACGCCGTGAGCAGCGCGTCCGGTTCCAGTTGCGAAATGAAAGGCATGAGTAAGCGGGTTTGCCTAGACTATGGGGGTCGCCCGGGCCGGCCCAGCCGGTTCAGGTGCGCCCATTGTCGCCTGCCACCAAGGATCCGTCATGACCGGAACGACCCAGCAGCAAGTGTTCGAGATCATCGCCAAGCAGGCCAAGGTCGACGTGGCGAACGTCAAACCCGAATCCACGCTGAAGGACCTGGGCATCGCCTCGCTGGAAGCGATCGAGCTGATCTTCGACATCGAGGAGCACTTCGACATCCACTTCCCCGAACAGCAGGGGGCGAACTTCGACAGCGACACCGCGCAGAGCCTGGTCGACGCCGTGCAGCATGCGCTGGACGAGAAGGCCGCCGCCGGCGAAGGCCACGCGTAATGCCCACCATCGAGACACGCCGGGTCGTCATCACCGGCATGGGCGCGATCAGCCCTCTGGGCGTGGGCGCCCGCGCGCTGTGGCAAGGCCTGCGCGAGGGACGCAGCGCGATCGGCCCGCTGCGCCACCGCGACAGCGACACGCTGCGCGTGAAGATCGCCGCCCAGGTGCCGGAAAGCTTCGACCCGGCCACCGGCATCGACGAGCGCACCCTGCCCCTGCTCGACCGCACCTCGGAATTCGCGCTGCACGCCGCGCGCGAGGCCATCGCGCATTCGGGCATCGACTTCACCCGCGACGGCCTGGGCCAGCGCACCGCGGTGATCGTGGGCACCGGCGTGGGCGGCGAGACCACCCAGGACGAACAGAGCCGCCGGCTGTACGCGGAGAAGGCCAGCCGTACGCACCCGCTCACCATCGTGCGGCTGATGACCAATGCCTCGGCCAGCCAGATCAGCATCGCCTACGGCCTGCGCGGCGCCACCTACGCGGTGGCCAGCGCTTGCGCCTCGGCCAACCACGCGATCATCCAGGCGGCGCAGATGATCCGCTTCGGCATGGCCGAGGTGGCAGTCACCGGCGGCACCGAGGCCTGCCTCAGCTACGGCGCGCTGCGCGCGTGGGAAGCGATGCGCGTGCTCTCCGACGACACCTGCCGCCCGTTCAGCGCAAACCGCCGAGGCCTGGTGCTGGGCGAAGGTGCCGCCATCTTCGTGCTGGAGTCACTGGAACACGCACGGGCGCGCGGCGCCACCATCCTCGCGGAACTCGCCGGCTCCGGCATGAGCGCCGACGCCAGCGACATCGTGATGCCCAGCGCCGAAGGCGCCGCGACCGCGATGCGCCAGGCGCTCGCCGAAGCGGAACTCAACCCCGAGGACGTCGACTACATCAACGCCCACGGCACCGGCACCCAGGCCAACGACGTCACCGAAACCCGCGCGATCCGGCTCGCCTTCGGCGAGCATGCCGACAAGCTGGCGGTGTCGTCCACCAAATCCATGCACGGCCACGCCCTGGGCGCCTCCGGCGCGCTGGAACTGGTGGCCGCGATCGGTGCGTTGCGCGACAACGTGGTGCCGCCCACCGCGAACCTCGACAAGCCCGACCCGGCTTGCGACCTGGACTACGTGCCGAACACGGCGCGCGAGATGCCGGTGCGGGCGGTGCTCAGCAATTCGTTCGCGTTCGGGGGGCTCAACGCCGTGCTGGCGTTGAAGCGAGCGCCTTAAGCGTCTTGCTCCCCTCGCCCGCTTGCGGGAGAGGGGTCGGGGGAGAGGGGCCTTTGCCCTCGCACTATCGCAAGCAACAAAGCAGTTTCGTGCGCCTGCCGGCGCCCGAGCTACTTTCTCTTTGCGTGCTCAAAGAGAAAGTAGCCAAAGAGAAAGAGCACCCCGCGGCACCGCTTTCCGTCCATCCATGGACGGAAAGTCCGTGAGTCGTGGCCGGGCTTTTCGAGCGGGCTCCTGCCCGCGCGAAAAGGCATCGCCCTCCCTGGCGATGCCCGCTGCGCGGCCTGATCGTCCCCGCCTCACCGCCGCCGAGGGGCCCCGAAGAGCAGGCGCGCATCCTGCGCGCCAGAAGCCAAACGCCGCGAGCTTGCGGCTCATTGTCGCCGCACCTCTCCCAACCGTCTGCTAGAGTGTCATCGGCCCAGCTGACAGGGGTGGAAAATGAAGCGTTTACAGACGACAGCCATACTAATCGCCACTTTGCTGTTGGCGGCGTGTACCACCTTTCGCCCGCGTCTCGGAATGTCCTATAACGAATGGCGTGACAACTGGGCCAGGTCCTTTAACAACTGGACACCTCCAAGAATGGTCGCCGCTCAAGGTGATGAGGAGGTATGGACGTTTGGTGATGGCGTTTACTATTACTTCGTGGATGGCTCTTTGGTAAAGATGGATCAAGGCCAGCTAATGCAGCAACGAATACAAGTTGAAGTAAAAAAAGATTGATTTATATAAGCCCGTGCACCTTCAGATTCGCATACCTTACGAACATTCATACACCGCGCCAGTTGGTGTCGCGGCCTATGTATTCGCCTACCACGAGTGGACGGTTATCTATCTTCCCCAGCCTTGAACCTACTTGGTGTTAGACACTTATGAACCATGGAGCAGGCTGGATCATCTTTGAAGAATCCTATCCCGATGGAATCCGCAGGCTCTTGTCGATTCTCCCAGCCCGAAGAAACCCGAAGGAAGTTACACGCTTCTTGCAGCAGTCTTACGTCGATCGTTTTGCTACCATTGATGAAAAACTACATTTCAAGAAGAATCCAAAATTCCGACCGTTCAGCGTATTAGTTGACATCCATGGCGGCCCGATGTCGATTGGTCACGGACCTTTCTATTTTGCAATCTATGCGCGAAAAATCGTGTGTGAAGGGAATTGCCTTACCTTCTACTACAAAATTGCCGCCAATCGAGATGACCCGCTCAACCCCGTTTTTGAGGAGCGGGCTCAATCGCTACCGATTGGCGCCTGAAAAACGTCGAAAAGGTGTCAGGGACAAATGGACCGCATTTCATGACTGACGTCAGTGCGGCTTGCCGGCAGTGTTCGCCAATGCCGGCCCAATGAACTCGGCCTCCAGGGTCACGTCGACCAGGTCGCCCACCCCCATCGTCGTGCCCGGTGCAGGCACGCCAAATCCCATACCGAAATCCGAGCGCTTGAAGGCTCCGTGCGCGGAAAATCCGATGCGCGCATGCGGATCCATGCCGGGTATTCCCGCGTAGCCGCCGTTGTAGGTGCCGGTGAGCGTCAATGGACGGGTGACGCCGTGCAGATCCAGGGTGCCTTCGATCTCGAATGACTTGGCGCCGGTCATCTGGATTTTTTCCGAGCGGAAGACGATCTCGGGAAACTTTGCCACGTCGAGAAGCTGGGGCCCCTTTACGATATCGATGCACATCTTCGGTGCCGCATCCATTTCCAGCGAGGCGGTTTCGATGGTAGCCACCAGCCTGGACGCAGGTATGTTGCCTGGATCAAACGTCAAGGTCGCATCGAAGCGACTGAATCGCGTGGTGTATGTCGAGAATCCCATGTGACTTACACGAAGCTGGAGGCTCGCATGGGCTTTGTCGATGTGATACACGCCGGCAGGTGGTGCAGTCACCGGAGGCGTGGCAGGTGGCGCCGCCACGTCGGCCGCGCGGGACGTCATGCCATGCATGCCGATCAAGATGGCGACCGCGCCGGCGGCAAACGGCCGAAAAGCAGTTCGAACAATGTTGTTCATGGCAAGCTGCTCCGTATCAAGTTGAAGTATCCCGGTGGGTGCTGCCGACGCGAATGATCGCCACCCGCGTTTCACGGCTTGCGCTCCTTCGCCTTGGCCGCGCCCCCTTCCACCCATGCAACGAACGAGCGGCAGATAAATCGACACGGATCGGCGTCCGAAATCGTTCTGCGACTTGTGTGAGCGCAGAAGCAAAAGCCCCTCTCCCCTGCCCCTCTTCCTCGCTCCTCAAAGCAGGGCCTTCCATGGCCCTTCTCCGCGTCCGCAAGCGGGCGAGGGGAAATCGAGATCGTCGCGAGCACCCGCCCCTCACCCCCTCTTCCTCACTCCTCAAAGCAGGGCCATCCATGGCCCTTCTCCGCATCCCGGAGGGGGAGGGAGAAAAGCAGAGGGCCGAAAAGCAAAAGGCCCGGCAGTTTCCCGCCGGGCCTTTCGTTTGCAACGCGTGGCCAGCTATCAGCCCTTCTTGGCCTTCGTCAGCAGCTGATCCAGCAGCGCGATCGCCAGATCGATCTCCTCGTGCGTGATGTCCAGCGAGGGCGCGAAGGTGATCACGTTCTTGTACCAGCCGCCCACGTCGAGCACGAGGCCGATCTTCTTGCCGTTGTGCTCCAGGTCGCCGGCGAGGCCGATGTCGACCATCTTGTCGAGCAGGGCCTTGTTCGGGGTGAAGCCGTCGTCGGTGCAGATCTCGGCGCGCAGCGCCAGGCCCAGACCATCCACGTCGCCGATTTCCTTGTGCTTCTTCTGCAGGTCGCGCAGGCCGTCGAGGAAGTGCGCGCCCTTCTTCGGCACGGTGGTCTCGTAGTCCAGCTCGTAACCCATCTTGATGACTTCTAGGCCCAGCGAGGTGCCCAGCGGGTTGGAGTTGAACGTCGAGTGGGTGGAGCCTGGCGGGAACACGGTCGGGTTGATCAGCTCCTCGCGCGCCCACAGGCCGGACAGCGGGTTCAGGCCGTTGGTCAGCGCCTTGCCGAACACCACGATGTCCGGCGTCACGCCGAAGTTCTCGATCGACCACAGCTTGCCGGTGCGCCAGAAACCCATCTGGATTTCGTCGGACACCATCAGGATGCCGTACTTGTCGAGCACCTTCTTCAGGCCCTTGAAGAAACCCATCGGCGGCAGCACGTAGCCGCCGGTGCCCTGGATCGGCTCGACGTAGAACGCGGCGTATTCGCACTGGTTCGTCTTGGGATCCCACACGCCGTTGTATTCGGTCTCGAACAGGCGCTCGAACTGGCGCACGCAGCTGTCGGAATACTCTTCCGGCGTCATGCCCTTGGGGCGGCGGAACGGATACGGGAACGGCAGGAACATCGCGCGCTCGCCGAAGTGGCCGAAGCGGCGGCGGTAGCGGTAGCTGGAGGTGATGGACGAGGCGCCCAGGGTGCGACCGTGGTAGCCGCCCTCGAACGCGAACATCAGGCTCTTGCCGTTGCAGGCGTTGCGCACGATCTTCAGCGAATCCTCGATCGCCTGCGCGCCGCCCACGTTGAAGTGCACGCGGCCGTCAAGGCCGAACTTCTTCTTCGCGTCCAGCGCGATGGTCTTGGCCAGCTCGATGCGGGTCTGGTGCAGGTACTGGCTGGCGACCTGCGGCAGCACGTCGATCTGCTTCTTCAGCGCGTCGTTGAGGCGCTTGTTGCCGTAGCCGAAGTTGACCGCCGAGTACCACATCTGCAGGTCGAGGAACGGCGTGCCGGCCGTGTCGAACATGTAGCTGCCTTCGCCGTGGCGGAAGATCTTCGGCGGGTCCACGTAATGCACGGTGTCGCCGAAAGAGCTGTACTTGGCCTCGTCGGCGAGCAGTTGCGCGTCGTCGATGAAACCGACGGCGTTCTTGTCGATGTTCATGGGTATCGATCCGGGGGAGCGGTGACGGAGGGTGTTGCGGATAAAGCGAAGAAGCGGCCGCTCAGGCCGCCGCCGCTTCGTGATAGCGCGCGTGCTGCGCCAGCGTGCCGTCGAGCAGGCGCGGCAGGTATTCCAGCGCGTCCTCGAAGCCGGTGATCGGCATGTACGGGATGCCGGCGGCGCGGCAATGCTCGATCAGGCGGTGCTTGGCGAATACGAAATCCACGCGGTCGGCCGCGCAGAAGTCCGAGGCGCCGTCGCCGATCAGCAGGGTCTTGCCGCCCGTGGTGCGGGCCTGCGCCACGCAGGCGCACTTGCAGGTGCCGCTGCGGCAGCCTTCGGCCTGGAACGGCGAGGTGAGCTGCCACTGCTTCGGCGGCGTGGCGGGCGCAAGGTGGTTCGCGGCCAGCGGCAGGTCGTCCAGGCCGTAGCGGCCGAGGATCTGGTGGATCGCGTAATCGAGGCCGTCGCTGACGATGCGGATCGGCACGTTGAGCTCGCGCGCCTTCGCCACGAAGCCCGGGAAGGCGTGATCGATCCACAGCTCGCGCAGGTGCTCGTCCAGCTCGGCGCGGGTCATCTGCAGCAGCTCGACCTGGCCGGCCATGCACTCGCGCGAACCGATGCGGCCGGCGCGCCAGTCCTGCTCCAGCACTTCCCAGCCCGGCCGGCCGAAGCGGTCGAGCAGCGAGTCGATCACGTCCTCGACGGAGATGGTGCCGTCGAAGTCGCACAGGATGGTCCAGCCGGAAACGGGCATCGGGGGGCACGCTCGCAACAATGATGAGTGGCACGGTAGGCAGGCTGCCTTTCGGCGCCCTTTCCCACGACTGGTCCCTGATCGCGAGCCGAACCGCCGCTGAGCGGAAATGTGATCGCTGACAACCGGACGCGCGTATGGCCGTTAAGCTGATCCGGCTCCCCATCGCTACTGCCCCAATGTCCGTCGCCCGCTCCCGCCTGCTGCCTGCCCTGCTGTGCCTCGCGCTGCCATTCGGCGCAATGGCCGACTCCGCCGACACGCCGACGCTGGCGATCGGTGCCGGCGTGCAGCGCATGCCGAGCTGGGCCGGCGCGCGCACGCACCGCAGCGACCCGATTCCGTTCGTGGACATCGAGCTGCCGCAATACGGTTTCAGCCTGTCCACCGAGGACGGCCTGCAGTACGACCTGATCCGCGGCACGCACCTGCACGGCGGCCTGTACGGCGACTACCAGTGGGGCCGCGACCACGACGACCTCGGCCGGCTGGCCGGCAAGATCCCCACGCTGGCGCCGCGCGCCACCGGCGGCGGCTATCTGGAATGGGATTTCAGCAAGCAGCTCGACGCCGGCATGCGCCTCAGCCACGACATCAACGGCGCGGGCGCCTACCTGGAGCTGTACGCGGAATGGGATCCGCCCAAGATCGGCCTCGTGGAGCAGTCGCTGCAGCTGCGCTGGCAGGCCATGAACGGTGGCGCGATGCAGCGCTTCTTCGGCATCACGCCGGTTTCGGCGCAGGCGCTGGGCGTGCCGGTGTGGCAACCGGACACGGGCAGCCAGCTCGCTGCACTGGAGTACGACCTGTTCCTGCCCACCAGCCAGCACACCGGGCTGGCTGCATCGCTGGCATACGGCTGCCTGCTCGGCGATGCCGCAGCCAGCCCGCTGGTGCGCCAGTACGGCTCACGCAGCCAGTTCACCGAATCGCTGGCCTTCGTCTACCACTTCTAGCGATCGTCGCGCGTCCAGATCGCGCCGGCTTCCTCGCGCACCGGAAAGCAGCTCACCGGCTCCACCGCGGGCGGGCGTGTCACCGCGCCGGACCTCAAGTCGAAGCGCGCGCCGTGGCGCGGGCATTCCACCTCGAAACCGAACACCTCGCCGCCGGCGAGGTCGCCGCCGTCGTGGGTGCACACGTCCTCGATCGCGTACAAGTCGCCGCCGAGGTTGTAGACCGCGATCGGCGTGTCGCCGTCGAACACCACCTTGAATTCACCCGGCAGCAATTCGCTGCGCGTGCCCACGCGCACCCAGCCCTCATCCACTAGGCTCATGCCGGCACCCCGGCGAACTCCTTGCGCAGCACCTCGAAGCGCAGGTCGTCGCGGCGCGGGATGCCGAAACGCGCATCGCCGTAGGGGAACGGCTGGTACTCGCCGGTGCGGCGATAGCCGCGGCGCTCGTACCAGGCGATCAGCTCCGCGCGCTGCACGATCACCGTCATGTGCATCGCGCGGCACTGCCACGACTCGCGCGCGATGCGCTCGGCCTCGGCCAGCACGGCCTTGCCGAGTCCGCCGCCCTGCTGCGCGGGATCGACCGCGAACATGCCGAAGTAGCCGGAATCGTCGTGCTGCTCGATGTGGCAGCTGGCCAGCAGCACGCCGTCGCGCTCGGCCAGCAGCACCATGCCGTGGGGCTGGTCCAGCAGCGCCGCAACACCGGCGGCATCGGTGCGCTGGCCGTCCAGCAGGTCGGATTCGGTGGTCCAGCCGCGGCGGCCGGAATCGCCACGGTAGGCGGATTCGACCAGGGCCACGATGGCTGGGACGTCGGCCGTGGTGGCCGGGCGGAAAACAGTGGGGACGGATTCGTTCATGCGCGCATGTTAGGGGCTGTCGCCGACGCTGGCGACCGGTCCATGGTCGCCGCCATGCGCCGGCGCATCCATGACCTAAGTCACTGTGGCCTGCCCCGCGGATTTGCCCTAGCCTGCGGTTTCGCAAATTCTTTCACCCGTGCATCGCGCGGCACCGCAACGCTCCGAGGATCACCTGCATGACCCATCGCTACACGAAGCCGCTGGCACTGGCCGTCGCCCTGTCGCTCACCACCGGCGCGATCGCCGCGCCCGCCACTTCGTTCGACATCCGCGAGCTGGACACCAAGATCAACGCCTGCCAGGACTTCAACGGCTTCGTCAACGCGAAATGGGTGGCCGCGCACCCGATTCCCGCCGACCGCACGCGCTGGGGCTCGTTCGACGCGCTGCGCGAGGACAGCCTGGACATCCAGCACTCGATCGTTGAGCAGGCGGCCAAGCACGTCGCGCAGGCCAAGCCCGGTTCGATCGAGCAGAAGATCGGCTGGCTGTACGCCTCGGGCATGGACGAGGCGGCGATCGACAAGGCCGGCTACGCGCCGATCAAGCCGGTGCTGGCGCGCATCGCCGGCCTCAAGGACAGCGCCGGCATCGCCGCCTACATCCGCGACAGCTACGCACAAGGCCGCCCGGTGGCGTTCCGCTTCTACGGCAACGGCGACTTCAAGGATTCCAACCGCGA encodes the following:
- a CDS encoding peptidogalycan biosysnthesis protein, which translates into the protein MPFISQLEPDALLTAFMDEPPIGFTAERSPQGMPGFVAPFDLLTTADDALRRRVATLPLYRHWRRLLSWRTRFAGTTVSEYAPLPAGVAPAELAKGLKAAWGRECRLLIVKDIAQDSPLLDEAGNAHAHDFGAACAAEGFVLLEGQALAYVAIDFATDDDYLARLSYSRRKNLRRKLRSRAQLDIDVVRTGDARFRDEATLAAYYALFDAVYAQSEIHFDRLSLDFFRRVLRDATSGGVLFVYRHEGKMIGWNLCYEHDGKLIDKYVGFAYPEAREHNLYFVSWMHNLGYARERGLTHYVAGWTDPEVKAFLGASFTFTRHAVYARNPVLRALLRKLGGHFESDRQWQDAAEKDDE
- a CDS encoding acyl carrier protein; protein product: MTGTTQQQVFEIIAKQAKVDVANVKPESTLKDLGIASLEAIELIFDIEEHFDIHFPEQQGANFDSDTAQSLVDAVQHALDEKAAAGEGHA
- a CDS encoding beta-ketoacyl-[acyl-carrier-protein] synthase family protein; the protein is MPTIETRRVVITGMGAISPLGVGARALWQGLREGRSAIGPLRHRDSDTLRVKIAAQVPESFDPATGIDERTLPLLDRTSEFALHAAREAIAHSGIDFTRDGLGQRTAVIVGTGVGGETTQDEQSRRLYAEKASRTHPLTIVRLMTNASASQISIAYGLRGATYAVASACASANHAIIQAAQMIRFGMAEVAVTGGTEACLSYGALRAWEAMRVLSDDTCRPFSANRRGLVLGEGAAIFVLESLEHARARGATILAELAGSGMSADASDIVMPSAEGAATAMRQALAEAELNPEDVDYINAHGTGTQANDVTETRAIRLAFGEHADKLAVSSTKSMHGHALGASGALELVAAIGALRDNVVPPTANLDKPDPACDLDYVPNTAREMPVRAVLSNSFAFGGLNAVLALKRAP
- a CDS encoding YceI family protein, yielding MNNIVRTAFRPFAAGAVAILIGMHGMTSRAADVAAPPATPPVTAPPAGVYHIDKAHASLQLRVSHMGFSTYTTRFSRFDATLTFDPGNIPASRLVATIETASLEMDAAPKMCIDIVKGPQLLDVAKFPEIVFRSEKIQMTGAKSFEIEGTLDLHGVTRPLTLTGTYNGGYAGIPGMDPHARIGFSAHGAFKRSDFGMGFGVPAPGTTMGVGDLVDVTLEAEFIGPALANTAGKPH
- a CDS encoding aspartate aminotransferase family protein, giving the protein MNIDKNAVGFIDDAQLLADEAKYSSFGDTVHYVDPPKIFRHGEGSYMFDTAGTPFLDLQMWYSAVNFGYGNKRLNDALKKQIDVLPQVASQYLHQTRIELAKTIALDAKKKFGLDGRVHFNVGGAQAIEDSLKIVRNACNGKSLMFAFEGGYHGRTLGASSITSSYRYRRRFGHFGERAMFLPFPYPFRRPKGMTPEEYSDSCVRQFERLFETEYNGVWDPKTNQCEYAAFYVEPIQGTGGYVLPPMGFFKGLKKVLDKYGILMVSDEIQMGFWRTGKLWSIENFGVTPDIVVFGKALTNGLNPLSGLWAREELINPTVFPPGSTHSTFNSNPLGTSLGLEVIKMGYELDYETTVPKKGAHFLDGLRDLQKKHKEIGDVDGLGLALRAEICTDDGFTPNKALLDKMVDIGLAGDLEHNGKKIGLVLDVGGWYKNVITFAPSLDITHEEIDLAIALLDQLLTKAKKG
- a CDS encoding MtnX-like HAD-IB family phosphatase; the protein is MPVSGWTILCDFDGTISVEDVIDSLLDRFGRPGWEVLEQDWRAGRIGSRECMAGQVELLQMTRAELDEHLRELWIDHAFPGFVAKARELNVPIRIVSDGLDYAIHQILGRYGLDDLPLAANHLAPATPPKQWQLTSPFQAEGCRSGTCKCACVAQARTTGGKTLLIGDGASDFCAADRVDFVFAKHRLIEHCRAAGIPYMPITGFEDALEYLPRLLDGTLAQHARYHEAAAA
- a CDS encoding MipA/OmpV family protein, with protein sequence MSVARSRLLPALLCLALPFGAMADSADTPTLAIGAGVQRMPSWAGARTHRSDPIPFVDIELPQYGFSLSTEDGLQYDLIRGTHLHGGLYGDYQWGRDHDDLGRLAGKIPTLAPRATGGGYLEWDFSKQLDAGMRLSHDINGAGAYLELYAEWDPPKIGLVEQSLQLRWQAMNGGAMQRFFGITPVSAQALGVPVWQPDTGSQLAALEYDLFLPTSQHTGLAASLAYGCLLGDAAASPLVRQYGSRSQFTESLAFVYHF
- a CDS encoding non-heme iron oxygenase ferredoxin subunit, with amino-acid sequence MSLVDEGWVRVGTRSELLPGEFKVVFDGDTPIAVYNLGGDLYAIEDVCTHDGGDLAGGEVFGFEVECPRHGARFDLRSGAVTRPPAVEPVSCFPVREEAGAIWTRDDR
- a CDS encoding GNAT family N-acetyltransferase; the encoded protein is MNESVPTVFRPATTADVPAIVALVESAYRGDSGRRGWTTESDLLDGQRTDAAGVAALLDQPHGMVLLAERDGVLLASCHIEQHDDSGYFGMFAVDPAQQGGGLGKAVLAEAERIARESWQCRAMHMTVIVQRAELIAWYERRGYRRTGEYQPFPYGDARFGIPRRDDLRFEVLRKEFAGVPA